The Lolium rigidum isolate FL_2022 chromosome 1, APGP_CSIRO_Lrig_0.1, whole genome shotgun sequence region AAcaatgtaatatataatcaaatttgaatgaatttttttattttcgtttaTATTTATTTGGGGGCACCGTTTGGGGACGTGactggggagcgatgtcccccaaacgcgacacgaacgaaacacgtcccctaaaTACTCGATCCGAatacgtttgggggacgcgactggagatgctcttagtccttAGGCATTGCTCACCTCACACCAAAAAGACCTCCTAGTCGGGCAGAGTAGAGAAGCTCAAATCGAGTCTCTACTTGACCTGGCGGACTCGCCTTGAAACTTTTTTTACACTCGTGACACGCATCCTCCCCCCCTCCCTCCCCCCGCTCTAGTGGATATATATGTTGTCTTCATTGTGTATATCCGCGCGAACTATTTATTTTTGGTGTCCTGTTTTGCTTTTGTGTATCTTTTTAAGGTTTCTAGTTGCACGCTAGCAAACCGCGGataaggacctgattgctttatTCTATTCAAGGTCCTATTTTTAAGAAATTTAGGCTTGTGACATGTGTTTAGGATCCAAGTGATACAATACAACAAATAAGTCACAGGTAATTGGAATGAGGATGAAGCAAGGATCATATCCCAAATCCATCAAGGAACATAATTGACCAATTGATACAACATAATACATGCCAACAATAATTGGAAGTGATAAGTGTATCCACCGATCGATCTCTCTGCCACGGTGGTCATCATAGAAGCACACAGATACTGCCCTATGAGTAGACGACGACATCCCAATTTGGAACAAAGCAAGGATGGCCGTACACGTACGGTCCTTGTCGACACGCATCCATCCAGACACATCCATCAGAATTCAGAGATGTGCTCCGTCTCTCTTGTAATCGGTCGATCTAGGTCTGGGAGGAGACGAAGACGCAGATCTGCTCGAGGAAGGTCTAGCCCTGGGGCTGGTCCACGTGGAGGACGTACCCACCCGCCACCGCCGTCGAGTATCGGTGTGGCCCCAAAACGAACTTGGTTCAATTAGTACTTAGGATTAACATCATGAATatataattttaaaaataaactaACTTGACATGGATACAAAATCATATGGTTTTCTCTAAcccagtgaaataaaaacaatatttttatgtGAAAAAGGCCCGATCAATTAGAAGGATACATCCATACTAATAAAAGCTCTACTAACTAATCATCTTTTATGTActttacaaattttaaaaaaaatcatcctATTTCACCTCGTTTCAACCATATTTTGAAAACAAATGGTGAGAAATTTATAATAAGCTTACATTAAGTCAAAAAAAATTTAGGAAATTTTGATAACCCATTGATACAAATATGTGGTTTTTAACACTACTAGATAGCTGCTGAGACTACTTGTGTGCGCAAACTAAAATAAGTGGACAATACTTATTTATAATAGAAACATATTTGTCTATAATCACAATCTTTTTAATAGCATTAACTTATTTTGTTTTTTGTGTAACAAAAAACAATTGCATGATTTTGTATATTAATACTAAGGTTTTGTTATTGCCTAGCGAAAATATTATTTACACTAAATTTTTGTACttgttttttttaaaatattattaTTATGAGTGTATTTTTCTACTATTTAGTTTGTAATGTTAATtacatttttttttgcgaataaatgTTTCTTTTATGGTCTTAACTTTGTAATTGATCTATTAGATGCCTTGATTCCGGTGCATTTTTTAGTAGACCGGTTTACAACGGGTTGTTTGTCTGGAGGTATATAATGTAGCATTGAAATGCCAAAGAATGTTGTTACATGTATATATGATAAAAATTTCTTGGCAAGCGTTGTTAGAAAACACATACCTAATGATGGATACATTAATATGTTTTCATATGTTTTTTTTTACCATAGTTTGTCCCTGGCCCTTTATTATTATATCACAACAATTTGAGATTATACAATCTGTAAAGAGTCTTGATATATACATGAGATATTTAAAAGCATGAGTAACAAAtacatatctttacaaatgttgaTCCGTTAGTATTTAATTAAGTTGGTTGTGGCTCGAAAGATGGCTACAAAGTGAAAAATATCTAGTTTAGTCAAATTTGAGCGGGGAATGAGACACACAAGATGACCATGAACCTAAGCTTTGATATGTTTTGTACACTCTTTTCATGCTTTGTTCTCAATTCTCCTATAGCTACAGTCGATATATAGTCTTTATTGTGTATATCCGCCAACTATTTATTTTTGGTGTCCTGTTTTGCTTTTGTGTATTTTTTGGGTTTTCTATTTGCACGCTAGCAAACCGTGGCTGAGGACCTGATTTGTTTACATTGTTCTATTCAAGGTCCTATGTGTAAGAAAGTTAGGCTTGTGACATGTGTTTAGGATCCAAGTGATAGTGTGATACAATACAACAAACAAATCACAGATAATTGAAAAGAGGAGGAAGCAAGGATCATACCCAAATCCATCAAGGAACACAATTGATCAATCGATACAACTACACGCCAACAATAATTGGAGGACAATAATTGGAAGTGATAAGCGTATCCACCGATCGATCTCTCTGCCACGGCGGCCATCACAGAAGCAGACAGATACTGCCAGACGAGTAGACGACGACATCCCAATCTGAAACAGAGCAAGGACGGCCGTACGCGTACGGCCCTCGTCGGCACGCATCCGGACGAATTCAGAGATAATACTCCATCTCGATCGATCTAGGACTGGGAGGAGACGAAGACGCGGATCTGCTCGAGGAAGGTCTGGCCCTGGGGCCGGTCGACGCGGCGGACGTAgcccgccgccacggccggcgaGTACTCGGCGTGGCCCCGCCGCCCGCTGCGCGCCCACATCTCCGCCGCGTACCCGCGGTGCGCGTAGTACGCCACCGCGccctccgccgcctccccctcgtcCGCCACCTCGACCTCGACGGGGAGGCGCTCGTAGTGGCCGCGGGACACGCCCTCCAGCTCGTCCAGCCGCGCCAGCCCGCGGGCCGTCACGGAGTAGAGCTCGCCCTTCACCCGGTGGCAGCCGGCGGAGCCCGGCAGGTTGAGCAGGAACGGGACGCGGTAGGGCCCGCACACGAGCGGGagcggggcggcggtggcggcggcgcccgcgAAGGACGCGTCGCCGGTGAGGAAGAGGTCCTGCAGCAGGGCGTGGTTGGAGAAGCCCCGCTTCAGCGTGCCGTACGTGAACACCAGCgtcctcttcgccgccgccggcggggagGGCGGGTGCTCCGCCGGTGCGTCGCCCGGCGCCGCGCCCATGTTGATGTACGGAGACGATTGGCTGGCTGGCACGAGAGAGACGATGGGGAAGAAGAGGTCTGTCTGGTCTGGTCGTTTGGTCGCTGTGGGGGTGCTGCATTTATTGGCCGAGTTGGGGTGcggggcgatttgcacaaaaataacccaaaactgaaaaaaaagcacagactgacgctccggcgaaactatttcacccatctaacccttttgtgtggcgccccgcacaacggcgccacacatgcccatgtggctcccctcctgccggcgccaccgtcccagccgacgtggccccctcgccgccgagccggtgcgcccatccgacgtggcgagcatgtgtggcgccctcccaacggcgccacacatgcacttggaattgcccaaaacataccgtgagacaaatcctccgggacttagccgttttgcgaggctcgatgtgtggcgccgatgccacggcgccacactagctcgtgtggcgccgatgccacgggcgccacacatccacttaagtgtggcgcccgcgccagcgcccagcccgaccctctctttcttcttttctcttcctctctgcttctcctccccaaccgtcgccgccgcccgcctccccttcggcccccccaccaaatcgaccaaggaatcgtcagatctatccggccaagtccttcctcctccattcctcaaggtattccccttcgattccctctgattcgtccactattgttggtggatttggtggatttggatatgaaccctagatttgtctatgtagatataaaatggctatgtatgtgttcaaattctatgtatgtatatcttgaaatgtctactatttgtgatggaatagctcatatttgaaccaaatatttgttggaaccctagatatgaatgtatgtgtgtatgtatggaactctcatgtatttggatatgaactctcatgtatgtgttgctcatttttgttagtggaatgactcataatatggttctgtaaacatgtaggatggtgtggcttctggatgaagagtacgacagggagcaccgagtcgttcatatgacggagaggggaaccggatcttcaccctttgaagattcggtaCCATGGCACGGTAGATatgccgtatgacgagaggtacacggagtttatCCAGCCCCACCGGCCTTCTCCCGTTCATCACGCTTGTAAGCcggggggccgaacatgaacgccgcggcactcaccgcccttgtcgaccggtggaggccggagacgcacaccttccacttgagggccggcgagatgacccctactcttcgAGATGTCTCAATGATACTTGGACCGCCTATTCGTGGCgagccaccgtgtatgaacacagctttcgATGGGTGGCGCGAGCAGATGGCGAACctattggcatggctcctccggcgccggaaaatccaaaggagagagctcCCGCCGGCGCACCTTTCGCTTGGATACGGACTAACTTCGGAGAACTCCCGCCGGAAGGGGCCGAGCGTGACACTATCGGACGTACACCCGAGTGTACTTGTGGTACATGTTATCGAGGACTCTCTTTGCCGACGATGGTGGGaagttggcccattggtgttggctcaaggcgcttacggtgttggagcgcCGGTGGAGTTGGGAAacaagcggcacttgcctacctctaccgacaggtgatgatttgttctatttactattttcctatagtagtgtgctagacaaagtcctaaccaaatgtcttatgtacgcagttggacgaagcttgtcgcaggactgggagcaggactgggagcggcggtattggtggatgcttgctcctactttccgtatggagatgggaccgcctatcagttggccGGCCCAGGATACTCACAGCGAGACCATGGCCTCATTACCGGCACAACCTTGATcgggagccgacttgggcatatctttgggacaatgtctcggagatgacgagcgacccAAAGATCATGTACGTGcactacactgaggagttggatactcttaccgctgagcaggtaaccgattttAATCCATCACTCTTTTGCAATGGGGTCTTCATATTTTAGTCCAATTCCGAAATATTTGTATGTtgcaggtggattgggagccatatggtacgtactaccgtattggcgcggggatggctgacctcaacCCCAAGTGCCTTGAGGAGGCGtgtttctggcgtatgcgctgcctactcatatgcatgtggcttgttgagtaCCACCAGCCGCATAGAGTGATGAggcagtttgggctgtatcaggagtgcccacctcagtggcaagacacggaccacgcgcttcataggtaaactttttGAATCATGGGATGAAAGCTTGTTGATTGAAGAGATAGTATGTAACTTGTTGATTCTTCCAGTGCTTGATAGGAAGCGAGCAGAGGAAGATCACGGATTGGCCTGTCCATCATAGAGGCCACGTCACAGccgttccaacactgtttggaagcggtACGGAATGCCGGCGATGTGGAGATTGTCCcccacgacttggccgctttcaacaactatctccaaTGGTTTCATGAAAGCACGCGTATCGAGCTAGTGAAACCCGCGTATGATGACGACATCTTgtacgaccccatcgagttcaaTGAGcttgcgcaaagccagcacgacacctttGCTCACGAGAggaagatcgacttctattgcttccgagctgaacttcgtggtaatgtattctctcgttagctagtacatcatctacattGGCATGTGATCGCTCAAAATTTGTATAATATGTTTGTCGCAGCGGtccgagatccaaaaaacagctgaggagtgcgagaCTCGTTTGGGATCGAGCCATACAGATGACAAGCCTATCGGACCgatgcggcatttcattaaggtatggtcACCAACATTGGCAATGTGAGCTACTGTGTTCGGGTGCCTTTGTAACCATgacttccatgacgcagaacacgacacgaaagatgcggcggttagccaacttgctaggttgccgcgacacCGAAATTGCGgctacatcctcttctgaagaagCGGAGGTTTGGACTATTTTGTTACCACTCAAACCTGTGCTTACTAGTTTCAACTTTTTGTAatgtcatgtgttcatgtttgtgaagattctcgCGGACGACACCATCCCGAGTCAAGGCAAGAAGAAAGCCAAAC contains the following coding sequences:
- the LOC124684202 gene encoding putative gamma-glutamylcyclotransferase At3g02910; protein product: MGAAPGDAPAEHPPSPPAAAKRTLVFTYGTLKRGFSNHALLQDLFLTGDASFAGAAATAAPLPLVCGPYRVPFLLNLPGSAGCHRVKGELYSVTARGLARLDELEGVSRGHYERLPVEVEVADEGEAAEGAVAYYAHRGYAAEMWARSGRRGHAEYSPAVAAGYVRRVDRPQGQTFLEQIRVFVSSQS